Sequence from the Candidatus Hydrogenedentota bacterium genome:
GCGTAGGTTTCGGCGCTCAGAACCTGATCAATAACTTCATCAGCGGTCTGATTCTGATGGTGGAGCGTCCGATCCGTATCGGCGACATTATCGAAGTAGACGGCAAAGCGGGGCGTGTAGAAGAAATCGGAGCGCGGTGTTCCAGGCTCGCCGTCTTTTCGGGTGTGGATATTCTTGTGCCCAACAGCAAGCTGTTGGAGCAGAATGTCATAAACTGGACCTTGTCTGACCAGAAGCGCCGCTATTCCGTGCGGGTCGGTGTGGCGTATGGATCGCCGACGCGCGACGTCTCGAAACTCATTCTCAAGGCAGTTGAAGATCACGGTAAGATCCTCAAGAACCCCGAGCCTGTCGTCGTGTTCCAGGATTTTGGAGACAACTCGCTCGTATTCGAAGTCTTCTTCTGGCTTCCGATGAATACGTCGACCGACTCACGCGTTGTGTGCAGCGATATCCGTCATATGATCGACAAACTGTTCCGCGATGCGGGCATTGACATTGCCTACCCGCAGCGCGATCTCCATGTGGACTTCACAAAGCCGCTGGACGTGCGCATGGTGCCGCCCGAGCCGTCCACCGAAGTGGACTCGAAAGAAAGCGAAGATTCGAAATGATCAACGTACGAAGGTCCATATGCATCGTGGCGGCTCTTTTACCCGCAATCGCCGCGAGTGCGCGCCAACCCGATGGAACGCTTGGACTCCTGCAGACCCCTAACAACGGCATGCCCGCAATCGTGAGGCCTGGAGACACCTTCATCGTGACCGCGCTTCACGAGTCGACGATTGGGTTACAGGCGCCTGAGGGGACCACTGAGCTTCAGGTGGAGTGGAGTGGATTGCCGGGCGGAAAAGCCAAGGGCCTTTGCACTGTGCCCGCAACGGTGGCGCCGGGCACGTATGCCCTGGAGGCGAAGACAGCGGACACGGCCGATACGAATCTGCGGAGCGTGTACGTCATCGAGAGTTTTCCATCGAAATACGTCGTGGCGCACGTCACGGACACGCACATCGGAACCACGCGGCACAAGCGGCCGTCGGAAGATATTGTGCGGGATGTTTTCGCGGCCGTGAATGGAACGGACGCGGCATTTGCGTTAATCACCGGCGACCTGACGGAAAGTGGTGAGATTGAGCAATACGTGAGTTTTCTCAGCGTCCTGGACACCTGCACGAAGCCAACGTTCGTGTGTGCGGGCAACCATGATCGCAAGGAACTCAACTACGAGCGCTTCTTCGGCCCGGATGTGTATTCCTTCCGGTTTGGAGACGACGGCTATTTGTCTTTTGACACGAAGGATTTTCTCGTGGCAGACGATTTGTCCGGTCAGGCCACCGAGATCCAATTGCAGCGCCGCGCCATCAAATCGGCGCGATGGTCCATCGGATTCACGCACCGTTACGAGATGGACATGGGCATGCGAGCCCAACTTGCGTTGTTCGTCGATGATCCCCTGGACTACCTTATCTTTGGGCATTGGCATCGCGAGAATAACGACAAAGAAAAATCGGTCCCCTGGGATGGTTGGCGAGGTCCCACCAAGATTACGGTTACTCCCGCCGCCATTAACGGGGAGATGCGGTTTTTTGACGTGGACAAGAGCGCGGTGACGCCGCGCCCGGTACAGACCGAGGTAAACGTGAACAAGTAGGCTGGCGGCATGTTGCTGCCTGCTACGGCTGCCGAATCAAAGGAGTGTGCGCCATGCAGAGTTCCGGAATTCGCACGGCAACGATGTGTGTTGCTGTCAGCCTATTGGCCGTGTTGGGGAATTCGGCAGGCGCCGAACTGCGCGCCGGCGCCGCGGCGATCGACACCACGCCCCCGCTAGGACTTTCCCTTATCGGAAACATGTCGGACCAGAAGGGGAAACACATACACGATGCCTTGCACGCGCGCTGCCTCGTGCTCGACGACGGCGCATCGCGTCTTGCGCTCGTTACCGCCGACTTGTGCCTTATTCCGCGCGACGTTTGCGACAACGCGAAGAAGCTCGCCAGCGATGCCACCGGGATTCCTGTTGAGAACATGCTGATCGCTGCGGTGCACACCCATTCCGCCGCGGGCGCAACACCGGCATTTCAATCCGATCCCGACCCCGCCTACCGAGAGTTCTTGACCGTGCGAATTGCCGACGGCATACGGTGTGCGGTGAATAACCTCGCGCCCGCGGAATTGGCCTTTGGCGTGGGCCGCGTGCCCGAAGAAGTATATTGCCGCCGGTGGTACATGCAGCCCGGGTCTATCGGTCCCGATCCATTTGGCAACACGACGGATACCGTCAAGATGAACCCCGGCGTGGGCAATCCCAATTTGATAAAGCCAGCCGGACCCACCGATCCGGAGGTGTCGTTTATTGCCGTGCGGCATCGCGACGGGCGTCCACTCGCGTTGTGGGCGAATTACTCGCTTCACTACGTCGGCGGTACCGGTGGAGGACATGTCTCCGCGGACTATTTCGGCTACTTCGCTGACCGCATTCAAGCGTTGCTTGCGGCCGACCGGCAGGATCCGCCGTTTGTGGGAATCATGTCGAACGGTACAAGCGGCAACATCAACAACATCGATTGGCGAAACGAGAAACCGAGCCGGGAGCCGTACGAGAAGATGCGGCTGGTCGCCGATAAGGTGGCGTCCGAGGTCTATCGCGTTTATCAAGGGCTGGACTTCAAGTCAGACATCACGCTCGCGGCCGCGCAGACGGAGATCGAAGCGGGTATTCGCAAACCCACGCCCGAAGAGCTGGAGAAAGCCAAGGCGCGCTTGGCCGTATCGAAGGTGGGAGAATTGAGCGACATTCAAGACATTTACGCCCGTGAATCCACCTTGCTCGCCGAATATCCCGATACGATCAAGTTCATCGTGCAGGCGTTTCGTATTGGCGACGCCGGTGTAGCGTCGATACCTTGTGAGGTCTTTACCGAAACCGGGCTTGCGTTGAAAGAACTGAGTCCCATACGGCCGATGTTCACGGTCGAATTGGCCAACGGATACAACGGTTATCTGCCCACACGCGAGCAACACGCATTGGGCGGCTATGAAACGTGGCGTGCACGAACGAGTTACCTGGCCGTAGACGCCGAGGAGAAAGTGAGGGCGGCCGCCCTCGAAGTGCTTGGCAAGGTTGCTCCGGCGAAGGTCGCCGAGGCGGTGACGCAATGAACGCAAGAACGGCGCTTGTATGCATCGCGGGAGTCGTGTTCTCGCTGACGAGCACCGCGTTGGCTCAGGATCCGGTTCGTTTCAAGCAGGATCGTTTTGCGATCGGCTTCTGGGTGGACCCGCCGGAAGTGACCGACGCGCGCTACGCCGAAATCGCGGAGGCGAACTTTACACTTGTCCTGGGTGGATTCGGCTCGACGTCGCCGGACGTCGTCGCAAAACAAATTGAGTTGTGCCAGAAGTACGATCTGAAGTTGCTGGCGTGGCCGGGC
This genomic interval carries:
- a CDS encoding metallophosphoesterase, which translates into the protein MINVRRSICIVAALLPAIAASARQPDGTLGLLQTPNNGMPAIVRPGDTFIVTALHESTIGLQAPEGTTELQVEWSGLPGGKAKGLCTVPATVAPGTYALEAKTADTADTNLRSVYVIESFPSKYVVAHVTDTHIGTTRHKRPSEDIVRDVFAAVNGTDAAFALITGDLTESGEIEQYVSFLSVLDTCTKPTFVCAGNHDRKELNYERFFGPDVYSFRFGDDGYLSFDTKDFLVADDLSGQATEIQLQRRAIKSARWSIGFTHRYEMDMGMRAQLALFVDDPLDYLIFGHWHRENNDKEKSVPWDGWRGPTKITVTPAAINGEMRFFDVDKSAVTPRPVQTEVNVNK